The following coding sequences lie in one Aureimonas sp. AU20 genomic window:
- a CDS encoding tetratricopeptide repeat protein produces MSQPPAPSFEQLRAEARGFRAQKRHAEALARLAEALDLRPGDAWTRNDMALEHLSLGQRGGAEALARALTQEKPDFAPGWRTLALVARAEGQHEAALQAFEQAHRCDPRDLWNAHDAGAALRALGRGAEAEAAWLQLAQATPLAHSLRGLAELARERGAGEDALALLRTASLLLPDDPWFAFDTARQRAALGQREPAEAALDALLQARPSFAPAALERARLATTPASIEAALAALETAQALGPEDEALVGAEADLLRRSGRALEAETRLVRFLVRHPASLAVLRALARAARERGDAQAVAAHLKAALAVAPADLALRLEWAVALREAGASDQAEAQLRAITDEPAPPVDALLELYRLRARTEGPEAARSVLDRALALDPAHPRALLLQGDDRRASGDLAGAAAAYDLALEHRPGFYWALMGLALVARMEGRRDEARAFLSQAAEAEPLEAQAQLELAAMSREDGAFEAAQRWLAGIPEATRRRADVGVAEAHLLRAEGRWAEAAGAFEAAAERQAARVETLVDAAEDWMRAGQDGRAEACLARLERAAPNHPALLDARARRALILDDLTAARDLFDRAAAGDPTRLSAWLGAARAEALSGEVEAAFLRLDGVDARFGSRPETASLRADLLRQTGQSEAARAMLGEARDRHPGHAHLWQQALVERVEAGAFAEVEAALSDPPPAFRADAGRRHFVGSLLASARWDFEAAVREGEAAVARLPGDGWVRNRLIHAALLGLDLERAGGHLAALARLEAGSSRLKGKSANPSQSHYGQLYDEFRMDADALSALRPALAEPAPKARLAALRGAVSAFPDSTIAALQLLIELRRQGAHPMVEEMEASHEPSLVPPVLHQFWDEPPVPPDVAAYVQSWRKENDGFDGRIWSRAEAEAYLNERGLDDALAAFRRARQPAMKADLFRLALLGEEGGIYADADDRCLAPIRPLLAGPVGLLTYQEDLGSLGNNVLAARPAHPLVLLARDLASEAVNRGDGDILWLSTGPGLLSRAAAWLLATRPAEVADLRIVSRHTLSRFVAIHCLTGYKSTERHWSRTAFGRAARPPRKA; encoded by the coding sequence ATGAGCCAGCCCCCAGCCCCTTCGTTCGAGCAGTTGCGCGCCGAGGCGCGCGGCTTTCGCGCGCAGAAGCGGCACGCCGAGGCCCTGGCCCGCTTGGCCGAGGCGCTGGACCTGCGGCCGGGTGATGCCTGGACGCGCAACGACATGGCGCTGGAGCATCTCTCGCTCGGTCAACGCGGCGGGGCCGAGGCGCTCGCTCGCGCCCTGACGCAGGAAAAGCCCGATTTCGCGCCGGGCTGGCGCACGCTCGCCCTCGTCGCGCGGGCCGAGGGACAGCACGAGGCGGCGCTGCAAGCCTTCGAACAGGCGCATCGCTGCGACCCGCGCGATCTCTGGAACGCCCATGATGCCGGCGCTGCGCTGCGCGCGCTGGGCCGAGGGGCCGAGGCGGAGGCGGCCTGGCTCCAGCTGGCGCAGGCGACGCCGCTCGCTCATTCGCTGCGCGGGCTGGCGGAGCTCGCGCGAGAGCGCGGCGCGGGCGAGGACGCGCTGGCGCTCCTGCGCACCGCGAGCCTGCTCCTTCCGGACGATCCCTGGTTCGCGTTCGACACGGCCCGGCAGCGCGCCGCGCTGGGGCAGCGGGAGCCGGCGGAAGCGGCACTGGACGCCTTGCTCCAGGCCCGGCCGAGCTTCGCGCCTGCCGCGCTGGAACGAGCGCGTCTGGCCACGACCCCCGCTTCGATCGAGGCCGCCCTCGCTGCACTTGAAACGGCACAGGCGCTCGGCCCGGAGGATGAGGCGCTGGTCGGCGCGGAGGCCGATCTCCTGCGCCGAAGCGGGCGGGCGCTGGAAGCAGAGACCCGCCTCGTTCGCTTTCTGGTGCGACACCCGGCCAGCCTCGCGGTCTTGCGCGCACTGGCGCGAGCGGCGCGCGAGCGGGGCGACGCGCAGGCCGTCGCGGCGCATCTGAAAGCGGCGCTCGCCGTGGCCCCGGCCGATCTCGCGCTGCGCCTCGAATGGGCCGTGGCACTTCGTGAGGCCGGCGCGAGCGATCAAGCCGAAGCGCAGCTTCGCGCGATCACCGACGAGCCCGCGCCACCGGTGGATGCGCTGCTGGAACTCTATCGCCTGCGCGCCCGCACCGAGGGGCCGGAGGCCGCGCGCTCCGTTCTGGACCGCGCCCTGGCGCTGGACCCCGCCCATCCCCGCGCGCTCCTGCTTCAGGGCGACGACCGGCGCGCCAGCGGCGATCTGGCGGGCGCGGCGGCGGCTTACGATCTGGCGCTGGAACACCGACCCGGCTTCTACTGGGCGCTGATGGGCCTCGCCCTCGTGGCGCGCATGGAGGGGCGGCGCGACGAAGCGCGCGCGTTTCTAAGCCAAGCGGCCGAGGCCGAGCCGCTGGAAGCGCAGGCGCAGCTGGAACTTGCCGCGATGAGCCGCGAGGACGGCGCCTTCGAGGCGGCGCAACGCTGGCTAGCCGGCATTCCCGAAGCGACGCGGCGGCGGGCGGATGTGGGCGTGGCAGAGGCGCATCTCCTGCGCGCGGAAGGGCGCTGGGCGGAGGCGGCGGGGGCTTTCGAAGCGGCGGCGGAGAGGCAGGCCGCGCGGGTCGAGACGCTGGTGGACGCGGCGGAAGACTGGATGCGCGCCGGCCAAGATGGCCGGGCGGAGGCCTGCCTCGCTCGGCTAGAAAGGGCTGCGCCGAACCATCCCGCCCTTCTCGACGCACGGGCGCGGCGCGCCCTGATACTGGACGATCTGACGGCGGCACGCGACCTGTTCGATCGCGCCGCGGCCGGCGACCCCACGCGCCTGTCCGCCTGGCTCGGCGCAGCGCGGGCCGAGGCGCTGAGCGGCGAGGTCGAGGCGGCGTTTTTGCGGCTGGACGGGGTCGACGCCCGGTTCGGATCGCGCCCCGAAACCGCGTCGCTGCGCGCCGATCTCCTGCGCCAGACCGGGCAATCGGAGGCGGCGCGCGCGATGCTGGGAGAGGCCCGGGATCGCCATCCCGGCCACGCACATCTCTGGCAGCAGGCGCTGGTGGAGCGCGTCGAGGCCGGGGCCTTCGCCGAGGTCGAGGCGGCCCTTTCCGACCCGCCGCCGGCCTTCCGCGCGGATGCCGGGCGGCGCCATTTCGTCGGTTCGCTTCTCGCCTCCGCGCGCTGGGATTTCGAGGCGGCGGTGCGCGAGGGCGAGGCGGCCGTCGCGCGCCTGCCGGGCGACGGCTGGGTGCGCAACCGGCTGATCCACGCCGCGCTTCTCGGCCTCGATCTGGAGCGGGCGGGCGGGCATCTCGCCGCCCTGGCGCGGCTGGAAGCGGGGTCGAGCCGGCTGAAGGGCAAGTCGGCCAACCCGTCGCAAAGCCATTACGGCCAGCTCTACGACGAGTTCCGCATGGATGCCGACGCGCTGTCGGCGCTCCGTCCGGCCCTGGCCGAGCCGGCACCGAAGGCGCGGCTCGCTGCCCTTCGCGGGGCCGTTTCGGCCTTTCCCGACAGCACGATCGCTGCGCTCCAACTTCTCATCGAACTGCGCCGCCAAGGCGCGCATCCCATGGTGGAGGAGATGGAGGCAAGCCACGAACCCAGCCTTGTTCCGCCCGTGCTGCACCAGTTCTGGGACGAGCCGCCCGTGCCGCCCGACGTGGCGGCTTATGTTCAGAGCTGGCGAAAGGAGAATGACGGGTTCGACGGTCGGATCTGGAGCCGGGCGGAGGCGGAGGCCTATCTCAATGAGCGGGGCCTCGACGACGCGCTCGCCGCCTTCCGCCGGGCGCGCCAGCCGGCGATGAAAGCCGACCTCTTCCGGCTCGCGCTGCTCGGCGAAGAGGGGGGCATCTATGCCGATGCCGACGACCGCTGCCTCGCGCCGATCCGCCCGCTTCTCGCCGGCCCGGTCGGGCTCCTGACCTATCAGGAGGATCTGGGGTCGCTGGGAAACAATGTCCTCGCCGCGCGGCCGGCCCACCCTCTCGTCCTACTCGCCCGCGATCTCGCCAGCGAAGCGGTGAACCGGGGAGACGGCGACATTCTCTGGCTGAGCACCGGTCCCGGGCTTCTGTCCCGCGCGGCGGCGTGGCTTCTGGCGACGCGCCCGGCCGAGGTTGCCGATCTCCGGATCGTCAGCCGGCACACGCTGTCGCGCTTCGTCGCGATCCACTGCCTGACCGGCTACAAGTCCACCGAACGCCATTGGAGCCGCACCGCCTTCGGCCGCGCGGCGCGGCCTCCGCGCAAAGCCTGA
- a CDS encoding Hint domain-containing protein produces the protein MSESDDTKNGGSGNSSGGGASAAAANVVVAGGMATTAGISVTSPTAAASTSSGGSRGGVADGGARSTASQSSEAASVNDGGQGAGGLGLGTSTAGGAASHGAGARAAGAGGGAGAGPSGAIGGASTSGARSGGSSQPGRGEARPTEGGGGADPAAAAASGGGTDGGGSGGSGGQGGDGSDGSGASSSSTSGDSATETAMSAATGQGSGNGSTGSSGTAGSGTGGGSDSATSSSGSTSTGSGLSGGTQGHSAAGGLGGSSNTSDPLAGNVSPVCFRPGTAIATPTGQAAIETLRPGDLVLTADGEALPVLWIGRQSLASGEGDPLRVHPIRIRAGALGPRLPARDLYVSPDHALALNGVLVHAGALVDGTAIQRQDDPPALLVYYHIELERHALVLAEGVPAESFVDNPEQLTFDNGDERAAALAGRQPCAEMDWPRAKAARQVPMAIRRRLADRAALLAAIDTPEAEAA, from the coding sequence ATGAGCGAAAGCGACGACACGAAAAACGGCGGCTCCGGCAATTCGAGCGGGGGCGGAGCGTCGGCGGCCGCCGCCAATGTCGTCGTCGCCGGTGGCATGGCCACCACGGCTGGAATCAGCGTCACCTCGCCCACGGCCGCCGCCTCCACGAGCAGCGGCGGCTCGCGCGGCGGCGTGGCGGACGGGGGCGCCAGATCGACGGCCTCTCAGAGTTCCGAGGCGGCCTCCGTCAACGATGGCGGGCAAGGTGCCGGGGGCCTCGGCTTGGGCACGTCCACGGCCGGAGGTGCGGCATCGCATGGCGCCGGGGCGCGGGCCGCCGGAGCGGGTGGGGGAGCAGGGGCCGGACCGTCCGGCGCGATCGGCGGCGCCTCGACCTCCGGCGCGCGCAGCGGCGGGTCTTCTCAGCCGGGTCGGGGCGAAGCGCGTCCGACCGAGGGCGGAGGCGGGGCGGACCCTGCGGCTGCGGCTGCGAGTGGCGGTGGCACCGACGGCGGCGGGTCCGGCGGGTCCGGCGGGCAGGGTGGCGACGGGTCGGACGGGTCCGGCGCGTCCAGTTCGTCGACCTCCGGCGACAGCGCCACGGAAACCGCCATGAGCGCCGCCACCGGGCAAGGCTCGGGCAACGGATCTACCGGGAGTTCCGGCACCGCCGGATCGGGCACGGGCGGCGGCAGCGACTCCGCCACGAGTTCGAGCGGCAGCACATCCACCGGATCGGGCCTTTCGGGCGGCACGCAGGGCCATTCGGCGGCAGGTGGTCTCGGCGGCTCCTCCAACACGTCCGACCCGCTCGCGGGCAACGTATCTCCAGTCTGTTTCCGACCGGGAACGGCCATCGCGACGCCCACGGGCCAAGCGGCGATCGAGACCCTGCGGCCGGGCGATCTCGTGCTGACAGCCGATGGCGAGGCACTTCCCGTTCTCTGGATCGGCCGGCAGAGCCTCGCTTCCGGCGAGGGAGACCCGCTGCGGGTTCATCCGATTCGCATCCGGGCCGGCGCCCTGGGACCTCGGCTTCCCGCGCGCGATCTCTACGTTTCGCCCGACCATGCGCTGGCGCTGAACGGGGTGCTGGTTCACGCCGGCGCGCTGGTGGACGGCACGGCCATCCAGCGGCAGGACGATCCGCCGGCGCTTCTCGTTTATTACCATATCGAGCTTGAGCGCCACGCGCTGGTGCTGGCCGAAGGCGTGCCGGCGGAAAGCTTCGTGGACAATCCCGAGCAGCTCACCTTCGACAATGGCGACGAACGGGCCGCCGCGCTGGCCGGGCGGCAGCCCTGCGCCGAGATGGACTGGCCCCGCGCCAAGGCCGCGCGGCAGGTGCCCATGGCGATCCGCCGCCGCCTCGCGGACCGTGCCGCCCTGCTGGCCGCGATCGACACGCCAGAAGCGGAAGCTGCCTGA